A single region of the Novosphingobium sp. SL115 genome encodes:
- a CDS encoding cytochrome b/b6 domain-containing protein produces MEADVPPVTLQNTPGLVYRTRLPVRIWHWINALTVFIMLMSGATIFNAHPRLYWGDYGANYDHAWLVIGRRGTEGFLNLGGFEIPTTGIIGYTEHSIRALPPLVTLPGYYSLAEGRQWHFFFAWVLVISFATYAIYSIFSKHLKNDLLPVREEWKPVNLWHDVKQHARLHFSVNGSGIAYNPLQKIAYLGVIVILIPLVVLTGLTMSPALNAAFPVLLDIFGGRQSARSIHFLCASGFCLFIFIHLVMVVLAGPINELRSMVTGWYRPPASRAGATA; encoded by the coding sequence GTGGAAGCTGATGTGCCACCCGTTACGTTGCAGAATACCCCTGGACTGGTCTATCGCACCCGTCTGCCGGTCCGGATCTGGCACTGGATCAACGCCCTGACCGTGTTCATCATGCTGATGAGCGGGGCAACCATCTTCAATGCGCACCCCCGGCTGTATTGGGGAGACTATGGCGCCAATTACGACCATGCTTGGCTGGTTATCGGACGGCGCGGGACCGAGGGGTTTCTGAACCTTGGCGGGTTCGAAATCCCGACCACCGGCATTATCGGATATACCGAACATTCAATTCGCGCTCTGCCTCCTCTGGTGACACTACCGGGCTATTACAGCCTTGCCGAAGGGCGACAGTGGCACTTCTTTTTCGCATGGGTGCTCGTCATATCGTTTGCGACCTATGCAATTTATTCTATTTTTTCCAAACATTTGAAAAACGATCTTCTGCCAGTGCGCGAAGAATGGAAGCCGGTGAACCTGTGGCATGATGTGAAGCAACATGCTCGCCTTCATTTCTCCGTTAATGGTTCAGGAATAGCATATAACCCCTTGCAAAAAATTGCTTATCTTGGCGTTATAGTTATTCTGATCCCATTGGTGGTACTCACCGGGTTAACCATGTCGCCCGCACTCAATGCCGCGTTTCCGGTACTGCTGGACATTTTTGGCGGCAGACAATCCGCGCGATCTATACATTTTCTTTGCGCATCAGGATTTTGCCTGTTCATCTTCATCCATCTTGTGATGGTCGTTCTAGCAGGACCGATAAATGAACTGCGATCGATGGTAACAGGCTGGTATCGCCCGCCCGCTTCCCGCGCCGGAGCCACGGCATGA
- the gorA gene encoding glutathione-disulfide reductase: MAEQEYDYDLFVIGAGSGGVRASRIAASHGARVAVAEEFRVGGTCVIRGCVPKKLLVYGSHFAEELQDAANYGWTVEKMTFDWPTLRDAVSKDVDRLNTAYTNTLENNKVERYLERATITGPHSVKLADSGREITARYILVATGAWPVMPEFAGNEHCITSNEVFHLETMPRRVVISGAGYIAMEFAGIFNALGSHVTVVNRSETLLRGYDASMRDRLLQITMARGIEYKFNCPFEKVEKQEDGTFHVFLKGQPDPLVADVVLVATGRRPKTDGLGLENAGITLGARGEIPVDDTAKTACDSIFAVGDVTDRVQLTPIAIREGQAFADRVFAGKDTKINYDCIPSAVFSQPPLAGVGLTEAQAREAFGSNIKVYSSDFRPMKNIFGHRPERGLYKMIVDATTEKVLGIHMIGPEAPEILQAAAIAVKAGLTKADFDATVALHPSMAEELVLMR, translated from the coding sequence ATGGCTGAGCAGGAATACGACTACGACCTTTTCGTGATTGGCGCAGGGTCGGGCGGCGTTCGCGCCAGCCGTATTGCCGCCAGCCATGGCGCGCGCGTGGCCGTGGCCGAAGAGTTTCGGGTGGGCGGCACCTGCGTCATCCGTGGCTGTGTGCCCAAAAAGCTGCTGGTCTATGGATCGCACTTTGCCGAAGAGCTTCAGGACGCCGCCAACTATGGCTGGACGGTCGAAAAGATGACGTTCGACTGGCCGACGTTACGTGACGCTGTGTCCAAGGATGTCGACCGGCTCAACACTGCCTACACAAACACGCTCGAAAACAACAAGGTCGAACGCTACCTTGAACGCGCGACGATCACCGGGCCGCACAGCGTCAAACTGGCGGATAGCGGACGCGAGATTACCGCCCGCTACATCCTTGTCGCCACCGGCGCATGGCCGGTCATGCCGGAATTTGCGGGCAACGAACATTGCATCACCTCGAACGAAGTGTTCCATCTGGAAACCATGCCGCGCCGCGTTGTTATCAGCGGGGCGGGCTATATCGCGATGGAGTTCGCAGGCATCTTCAACGCGCTGGGCAGTCACGTAACGGTGGTCAACCGCAGCGAGACGTTGCTGCGCGGCTATGATGCATCGATGCGCGACCGTCTGCTGCAGATCACCATGGCGCGCGGTATCGAATACAAGTTCAACTGCCCGTTCGAAAAGGTTGAGAAGCAGGAAGATGGCACGTTCCATGTTTTCCTGAAAGGACAGCCCGATCCGCTGGTGGCCGACGTGGTGCTGGTTGCCACGGGCCGCCGTCCCAAGACCGATGGGCTTGGCCTTGAAAACGCCGGTATCACGCTGGGCGCGCGGGGCGAAATTCCCGTGGACGACACCGCAAAAACCGCCTGCGATAGCATCTTTGCTGTTGGTGACGTAACGGACCGTGTGCAGCTTACCCCCATCGCCATTCGCGAAGGGCAGGCCTTTGCCGACCGGGTGTTTGCGGGCAAGGACACCAAAATCAACTATGACTGCATCCCCAGCGCGGTATTCTCGCAGCCGCCGCTGGCAGGCGTCGGGCTGACCGAGGCGCAGGCGCGCGAAGCCTTTGGGTCAAACATCAAAGTCTATTCGTCGGACTTCCGCCCCATGAAGAACATCTTCGGCCATCGCCCCGAACGCGGGCTGTACAAGATGATCGTCGACGCCACGACCGAGAAGGTGCTGGGCATCCACATGATCGGTCCCGAAGCGCCCGAAATTCTTCAGGCGGCGGCTATCGCGGTCAAGGCCGGGCTGACCAAGGCGGACTTTGACGCTACGGTCGCACTGCATCCGTCCATGGCTGAAGAACTGGTGCTGATGCGCTGA
- a CDS encoding phytoene/squalene synthase family protein gives MLSRADLVTNARQSILKGSKSFAAASHLFDRETRERVWLLYAWCRRCDDIIDAQDHGGALGPQDGAAERLLLVREKTTLAFTGRETGDPAFDALGLVARETGLTLDMAGAVIDGFALDATQWQPHSEADLMRYCWHVAGAVGVMMAVVMGVSPDDADTLDRACDLGLAFQLANIARDVEEDDAADRCYIPMDWLADEGIPPGEQMKPHYRPALTRIVARMCDAAHIHECSARIGAARLQPRQRWAVLSAAGIYGEIAREVARRGDHAWDHRTVVSNGRKLGFIGKAAWAALRPVPRSCIAAASARKYSRIDLIALSRR, from the coding sequence ATGCTGTCGCGCGCAGATCTCGTTACTAACGCTCGCCAGTCGATCCTTAAAGGCTCGAAAAGCTTCGCTGCCGCCAGCCATCTGTTCGACCGCGAAACGCGCGAGCGGGTGTGGTTGCTCTATGCCTGGTGCCGTCGCTGTGACGACATCATCGACGCGCAGGACCACGGCGGCGCGCTTGGGCCGCAGGACGGCGCGGCTGAGCGATTGCTACTGGTGCGCGAAAAGACCACACTCGCGTTCACGGGCCGGGAAACCGGGGATCCAGCGTTCGATGCGCTGGGCCTTGTTGCCCGCGAAACCGGGCTGACGCTCGACATGGCGGGCGCGGTGATTGATGGTTTCGCGCTGGATGCCACGCAATGGCAGCCCCATTCCGAGGCCGACCTCATGCGCTATTGCTGGCATGTCGCGGGGGCCGTGGGGGTGATGATGGCCGTGGTCATGGGGGTTTCGCCCGATGATGCCGACACGCTGGACCGCGCCTGCGACCTTGGCCTTGCCTTCCAGCTCGCCAATATCGCCCGTGATGTGGAAGAGGATGATGCGGCGGATCGTTGCTATATTCCAATGGATTGGCTGGCTGATGAAGGCATTCCGCCGGGCGAGCAGATGAAGCCGCATTACCGACCAGCACTTACCCGGATCGTTGCCCGGATGTGTGATGCCGCCCATATTCATGAATGTTCTGCGCGGATCGGCGCCGCGCGGCTTCAACCCCGTCAGCGTTGGGCGGTGCTGTCAGCTGCAGGCATATATGGAGAAATCGCGCGTGAGGTCGCCCGCCGTGGCGATCATGCGTGGGACCACCGCACCGTCGTTAGTAACGGTCGTAAGCTGGGATTTATCGGTAAAGCAGCATGGGCGGCGTTACGGCCCGTTCCACGGTCCTGCATTGCGGCTGCAAGTGCCCGAAAATACAGCAGAATTGACCTGATCGCACTGTCACGGCGCTGA
- a CDS encoding NAD-dependent epimerase/dehydratase family protein codes for MADKVLVTGGSGYIAGFLIRQLLDQGWLVHTTVRTPAREAELRAVLGGSPATLRFFTADLMADSGWADAMAGCSHVAHVASPFSTQPPRHEDDLIVPAREGVLRALRHAHAAGVRRFAQTSSVAAVAYGHGKGQHLFTETDWTDLSGPDVYAYVKSKTVAERAAREWVAVQGGAMEFVSVNPSVVLGPVWGADISPSIEVVKQLLSGAIPGCPDLGFGLVDVRDVTDLHIRALTTPGLANERFIASGPFLKIVEIAHILKSGMGHHGRKVPIRQLPDWLVRTVALVNPMLRQVTGELGNVRAASSDRARQRLGWQMRPVEQTILDCARSLIDRGVVKI; via the coding sequence ATGGCGGACAAGGTTCTGGTCACTGGCGGCAGCGGCTACATTGCCGGTTTCCTGATCCGGCAATTGCTCGATCAAGGCTGGCTGGTTCACACCACCGTTCGTACCCCCGCGCGTGAGGCAGAACTGCGCGCCGTGCTGGGTGGTTCGCCGGCAACCCTGCGCTTTTTCACCGCTGACCTTATGGCCGATTCCGGGTGGGCCGATGCCATGGCTGGGTGCAGCCATGTTGCCCATGTCGCCTCGCCATTTTCGACACAGCCCCCGCGCCACGAAGATGATCTGATCGTTCCGGCACGCGAAGGCGTCTTGCGTGCGTTACGTCACGCACATGCTGCGGGGGTGCGGCGCTTTGCCCAGACGTCTTCGGTTGCCGCCGTGGCCTATGGCCATGGAAAAGGGCAGCACCTGTTCACCGAAACCGACTGGACCGACCTGAGTGGGCCGGATGTCTATGCTTACGTCAAGTCCAAGACCGTTGCTGAACGCGCTGCGCGGGAATGGGTCGCGGTGCAGGGCGGCGCAATGGAATTTGTCAGCGTCAACCCGTCTGTCGTGCTCGGCCCCGTGTGGGGTGCGGACATTTCGCCTTCGATAGAAGTGGTCAAGCAGTTGCTTTCAGGGGCAATTCCCGGTTGCCCTGACTTGGGCTTCGGCTTGGTGGATGTGCGTGACGTAACGGACTTGCATATCCGCGCCCTGACCACGCCGGGGCTGGCCAACGAACGCTTCATCGCTTCCGGGCCGTTCCTCAAGATCGTCGAGATCGCGCATATCCTGAAAAGCGGCATGGGCCATCACGGCCGCAAGGTGCCGATACGCCAGTTGCCGGATTGGCTGGTCAGAACCGTCGCCTTGGTCAACCCGATGCTCCGTCAGGTAACGGGCGAACTGGGCAATGTGCGTGCCGCAAGTTCCGACCGCGCCAGGCAGCGCCTTGGCTGGCAAATGCGGCCGGTGGAACAAACGATACTGGATTGTGCGCGCAGTCTGATCGACCGCGGCGTGGTCAAAATCTAG
- a CDS encoding phytoene desaturase — MKQACVIGAGFGGLALAIRLQSGGVQTTLVEARDKPGGRAYHWQKDGFTFDAGPTVITDPACLQELWALKGHRMADDVELMPVMPFYRLNWADGTNFDYSNDDVALRAEIAKLNPADVAGYDDFLQYSAGVFQEGYVKLGAVPFLDFASMIKAAPSLARYQAWRSVYSMVSSFVQSEKLREAFSFHTLLVGGNPMTTSAIYALIHKLEKDGGVWWAKGGTNRLIEGMVTHFRRIGGEVRMGDPVTHIETLGTRVTGVHTKSGWSGNFDAVASNGDIMHSYRDLMGDNTHAQRRAKSLKKKRYSPSLFVVHFGIEGTWPGIPHHMILFGPRYKGLLDDIYTHGVLPEDFSIYLHHPTVTDPSVAPEGMSTFYALVPVANMGKLPVDWDEVGPILEKRILDEVGRRLIPDIHSRIVTKFHYAPADFATDLSAHLGSAFSLEPLLTQSAWFRAHNRDDAISNFYLVGAGTHPGAGIPGVVGSAKATAKLMLEDLS; from the coding sequence ATGAAACAAGCTTGTGTAATTGGCGCCGGTTTCGGCGGCCTTGCCCTTGCCATTCGCCTGCAATCGGGCGGCGTGCAGACAACGCTGGTCGAGGCGCGCGACAAGCCGGGCGGGCGCGCCTACCACTGGCAGAAGGATGGCTTCACCTTCGACGCCGGGCCAACCGTCATCACCGATCCCGCATGTCTGCAGGAATTGTGGGCGCTAAAAGGTCATCGCATGGCCGATGACGTGGAACTGATGCCGGTCATGCCGTTCTACCGCCTCAACTGGGCTGACGGCACCAACTTCGATTATTCGAACGACGACGTTGCGTTGCGGGCAGAGATCGCCAAACTCAACCCCGCCGATGTAGCTGGCTATGACGATTTCCTGCAATATTCCGCCGGGGTGTTTCAGGAAGGCTATGTCAAACTGGGTGCAGTGCCATTCCTTGATTTTGCCAGCATGATTAAGGCTGCACCATCGCTCGCCCGCTATCAGGCATGGCGCTCGGTCTATTCGATGGTGTCCAGCTTCGTGCAAAGCGAAAAGCTGCGCGAAGCTTTCAGCTTCCACACCCTGCTGGTTGGCGGCAACCCGATGACAACCAGCGCGATCTATGCCCTGATCCACAAGCTGGAAAAGGACGGTGGCGTGTGGTGGGCCAAGGGCGGTACCAATCGCCTCATCGAAGGCATGGTCACCCACTTCCGGCGTATCGGTGGCGAAGTGCGTATGGGCGATCCTGTGACGCACATCGAAACACTCGGCACCCGCGTCACCGGGGTTCACACCAAAAGCGGTTGGTCGGGCAATTTCGATGCGGTCGCCTCGAACGGCGACATCATGCATTCCTACCGCGACCTCATGGGCGACAACACCCATGCCCAGCGCCGGGCAAAATCGCTGAAGAAAAAGCGCTATTCGCCCAGCCTGTTCGTGGTCCACTTCGGCATCGAAGGCACATGGCCGGGCATCCCCCACCACATGATCCTGTTCGGCCCGCGCTACAAAGGTCTGCTGGACGATATCTATACCCACGGCGTCCTGCCGGAAGATTTCTCGATCTACCTCCACCACCCGACCGTGACCGACCCTTCGGTCGCGCCCGAAGGGATGAGCACGTTCTACGCACTGGTGCCGGTGGCCAACATGGGCAAATTGCCGGTCGATTGGGATGAAGTCGGCCCGATCCTTGAAAAACGCATTCTCGATGAAGTCGGCCGCCGTCTGATCCCGGACATCCACAGCCGTATCGTAACGAAGTTCCACTACGCTCCGGCAGACTTCGCCACCGACCTTTCGGCGCATCTGGGCAGCGCCTTCAGCCTTGAGCCGCTACTGACTCAAAGCGCGTGGTTCCGCGCCCATAACCGGGATGATGCCATTTCAAACTTCTACCTTGTCGGCGCAGGCACGCACCCCGGCGCGGGTATTCCCGGCGTGGTCGGCTCTGCCAAAGCCACGGCCAAGCTGATGCTGGAGGATCTTTCGTGA
- the crtY gene encoding lycopene beta-cyclase CrtY: protein MTARRCDIAILGGGLAGGLVALALRRARPDLSLVLVEQGERLGGNHIWSFFGSDVGKPGRELLNGMIAAAWPEYTVRFPAFRRRLKTSYYSITSERFDAVVRAALGKDAIHTGVRALACSATNATLSDGTRIEAGAVIDARGIRNLGHLTGGWQKFLGRRLKLSAPHGLEAPVVKDATVEQIDGYRFVYCLPFSADEIFVEDTYYSDAPALDQAVLGKRIDDYVQAQGWQVVEVLGEEHGILPVVAGGDFGAFWRSTGGTVARAGARAGLFQAVTSYSLPDAVRYALTLASQNDLSGAALATFSEDYARQHWKRSTFLRALSAMLFAAAVPHSRYRVLERFYRLDRRLIERFYAGRITGFDKIRILAGKPPVPVGKAIGVLTGLGEGPPPLSLAGTRA, encoded by the coding sequence ATGACGGCACGGCGCTGCGATATTGCAATCCTTGGCGGAGGACTGGCTGGCGGCCTTGTGGCGCTGGCCCTGCGTCGCGCCCGGCCAGACCTTTCGCTGGTTCTGGTGGAACAGGGCGAACGCCTTGGCGGCAACCACATCTGGTCGTTTTTCGGCAGCGATGTGGGCAAACCGGGACGCGAACTGCTGAACGGTATGATCGCGGCAGCGTGGCCCGAATATACCGTGCGTTTTCCCGCATTCCGCCGCCGCCTGAAAACCAGCTACTATTCGATCACTTCCGAACGGTTCGATGCAGTCGTCCGCGCAGCCTTGGGCAAGGACGCCATTCACACCGGCGTTCGCGCCCTTGCCTGCAGCGCCACCAACGCCACCCTGTCCGACGGCACCCGGATCGAAGCTGGCGCGGTGATCGACGCGCGCGGCATCCGCAATCTTGGCCATCTTACCGGTGGCTGGCAAAAATTCCTTGGCCGCCGGTTGAAGCTTTCAGCGCCTCATGGTCTGGAAGCCCCCGTCGTGAAGGACGCCACCGTCGAACAGATCGACGGATATCGGTTTGTCTATTGCCTGCCCTTTTCCGCCGATGAAATCTTCGTCGAAGACACCTATTATTCTGACGCTCCGGCCTTGGACCAGGCCGTTCTGGGCAAGCGCATTGATGATTACGTTCAGGCGCAAGGCTGGCAGGTAGTCGAAGTTCTGGGTGAAGAACACGGTATCCTGCCGGTGGTCGCTGGGGGCGATTTCGGCGCGTTCTGGCGCTCCACCGGTGGCACGGTCGCGCGCGCGGGTGCCCGTGCCGGGCTGTTTCAAGCGGTCACCAGCTATTCTCTGCCCGATGCAGTTCGCTATGCGCTGACGCTTGCCAGTCAAAATGACCTTTCGGGCGCCGCCCTTGCCACGTTCAGCGAAGACTATGCCCGCCAGCACTGGAAGCGGTCGACGTTCCTGCGTGCGCTTTCGGCCATGTTGTTTGCAGCCGCCGTACCGCATAGCCGCTATCGCGTGCTTGAACGCTTCTATCGCCTTGACCGCCGCCTGATCGAACGGTTCTATGCCGGGCGCATCACCGGCTTTGACAAGATCCGTATCCTTGCGGGCAAGCCCCCCGTCCCCGTTGGCAAGGCCATCGGTGTGCTGACCGGGCTTGGCGAAGGCCCGCCCCCTCTTTCGCTTGCAGGAACCCGCGCATGA
- the pgi gene encoding glucose-6-phosphate isomerase: protein MTVGQADTFWTALEGLPRPTLKDLFADPARLDTYATTLDLPGGPIRFDWSKTHLSVEVEALLGSIASVMDFEGRRAALIEGEKINNTEGRAAEHTAQRGVGKDSSVEEAQALHARMQMLVDAIHEGALGEVKSLIHIGIGGSALGPALAIDALTRDGAKVAVHVVSNIDGCALQAAIEACDPETTLIAVASKTFTTTETMTNALSALEWLRESGVSDPYGRVIALTASPEKAVEWGVDETRVLPFSETVGGRYSLWSSIGFPVAMALGWQGFAEFLDGAAAIDRHFVDADLNENVVVRAAFADLYYTQVRGCQTRAVFAYDERLALLPDYLQQLEMESNGKQVLADGTPLTRASAPVTWGGVGTDAQHAVFQLLHQGTHLIPVDFLAVIVPGHDLDSAHHHILLSNCFAQGAALMAGKASDDGARAYPGDRPSATILCDDLNPATLGALIAFHEHRTFVSAAMLGINPFDQFGVELGKAIAKQIDAGGGEGFDPSTEALLALAGIGAGIGG from the coding sequence ATGACGGTTGGGCAAGCGGACACGTTCTGGACAGCGCTCGAAGGGCTTCCCCGGCCCACGCTGAAGGATCTTTTTGCCGATCCGGCCCGGCTCGACACATATGCCACCACGCTCGATCTGCCCGGCGGGCCGATTCGGTTTGACTGGTCGAAGACCCACCTTTCGGTTGAGGTCGAGGCGCTGCTTGGTTCCATCGCCTCCGTCATGGATTTCGAAGGGCGCCGCGCCGCGCTGATCGAAGGTGAAAAGATCAACAACACCGAAGGCCGCGCGGCTGAACACACCGCCCAGCGCGGCGTGGGCAAGGACAGCAGCGTCGAAGAAGCGCAAGCGCTGCACGCACGAATGCAGATGCTGGTCGACGCGATCCACGAAGGCGCGCTGGGCGAGGTGAAAAGCCTGATCCACATCGGCATTGGCGGTTCCGCACTCGGCCCGGCGCTGGCGATCGACGCGCTGACCCGCGATGGTGCAAAGGTCGCCGTCCATGTCGTGTCTAATATTGATGGTTGCGCGCTGCAGGCCGCGATCGAAGCTTGCGATCCCGAAACCACGCTGATCGCGGTTGCATCCAAAACCTTCACCACCACCGAAACCATGACCAATGCCCTTTCGGCGCTGGAATGGCTGCGCGAAAGCGGCGTCAGCGATCCTTATGGCCGTGTGATTGCGCTTACCGCATCGCCGGAAAAGGCCGTGGAATGGGGTGTTGATGAAACCCGCGTACTGCCATTTTCCGAAACCGTCGGCGGGCGCTATTCGCTGTGGTCATCCATCGGCTTTCCGGTCGCCATGGCGCTGGGCTGGCAGGGTTTTGCCGAATTTCTTGATGGCGCAGCGGCAATCGACCGGCATTTTGTCGATGCCGACCTGAACGAAAACGTCGTCGTGCGCGCGGCCTTTGCCGACCTGTATTATACGCAGGTGCGCGGGTGCCAGACACGTGCGGTGTTCGCCTATGACGAACGCCTTGCCCTGCTGCCCGACTATCTCCAGCAGCTTGAAATGGAATCAAACGGAAAGCAGGTTCTGGCCGATGGAACACCGCTCACCCGCGCCAGTGCGCCGGTTACCTGGGGCGGCGTCGGCACTGATGCGCAGCACGCGGTATTCCAGCTTCTGCATCAGGGCACGCATCTGATCCCGGTGGATTTCCTTGCCGTCATCGTGCCGGGCCATGATCTTGATTCCGCCCACCACCACATCCTGTTGTCCAACTGCTTTGCCCAAGGCGCTGCACTGATGGCGGGCAAGGCGTCTGACGATGGCGCGCGCGCCTATCCGGGTGATCGCCCCTCAGCCACGATCCTGTGCGACGATCTCAACCCCGCCACGCTGGGCGCGCTGATCGCGTTCCACGAACACCGCACTTTCGTTTCGGCGGCGATGCTGGGCATCAACCCGTTCGATCAGTTCGGCGTGGAACTGGGCAAGGCCATTGCCAAGCAGATCGACGCGGGCGGTGGCGAAGGATTCGATCCTTCGACCGAAGCCTTGCTGGCGCTGGCCGGTATCGGCGCAGGCATTGGCGGTTGA
- the lepB gene encoding signal peptidase I — protein sequence MTATMNDTPEASPAPQAPDASPVKKEKKEDSFPVFLIKLVLVVAIFRSFIFAPFNIPSESMLPRLENGDYLLAAKWPYGFSKYSLPFSAPLIPGRIMAGQPTRGDVVIFKAPPGNDVDYIKRVIGLPGDTVQMIGGVLHLNGKIVPKQRIEDFVIPVTPNTDCLSAEFAVTEKDGAQTCHYPQYRETLPEGRTYNVLDLGYRPQDDTPPVVVPEGEMFLMGDNRDNSMDSRFPAMEGAGIGLVPQENLVGRATVMMWSTDGSANWLLPWTWFTAARWNRIGGTF from the coding sequence ATGACCGCGACGATGAACGACACGCCCGAAGCAAGCCCTGCCCCCCAAGCGCCTGATGCCTCTCCGGTAAAGAAGGAGAAGAAGGAGGACAGCTTTCCGGTCTTCCTGATAAAGCTGGTGCTGGTGGTGGCGATCTTCCGCAGCTTCATTTTCGCGCCGTTCAACATCCCTTCGGAATCGATGTTGCCCCGGCTGGAAAATGGGGATTACCTGCTGGCAGCCAAGTGGCCCTATGGTTTCAGCAAGTATTCGCTGCCGTTCAGCGCGCCGCTGATCCCCGGCCGGATCATGGCGGGTCAACCCACGCGCGGCGATGTGGTGATCTTCAAGGCGCCGCCGGGCAACGATGTCGACTATATCAAGCGGGTGATCGGCCTGCCCGGTGATACCGTGCAGATGATCGGCGGGGTGCTGCACCTTAACGGCAAGATCGTGCCCAAACAGCGGATCGAAGATTTCGTGATCCCAGTCACGCCGAACACCGACTGCCTTTCCGCCGAATTCGCGGTGACCGAAAAGGACGGCGCACAGACCTGCCATTATCCGCAGTATCGTGAAACCCTGCCCGAAGGCCGCACCTATAACGTGCTCGACCTTGGCTATCGCCCGCAGGACGATACGCCGCCGGTCGTGGTGCCAGAAGGCGAGATGTTCCTGATGGGCGACAACCGTGACAATTCGATGGACAGCCGCTTCCCCGCCATGGAGGGCGCAGGCATTGGGCTGGTGCCACAGGAAAACCTTGTGGGGCGTGCCACCGTGATGATGTGGTCCACCGATGGCAGCGCCAACTGGCTGCTGCCATGGACATGGTTCACTGCCGCCCGCTGGAACCGGATCGGGGGCACGTTCTGA
- a CDS encoding TIGR00730 family Rossman fold protein, translated as MKRIAVYCGSASPADPRYVTLAREIGQDLARRGIGVVYGGGRLGLMGAVAYGALDAGGEVIGVIPEGLVNSEVANHDCTELHVVSGMHDRKKRFTDLSDGFLTIPGGVGTMDELWEAVSWAQLGYHAKPVGLLNAFGFYDHLLAFNRHMIEVGFIREAHAGIIIAEPDLDILLARMEAYVPHKPIFAMKADDL; from the coding sequence GTGAAACGTATCGCCGTCTATTGCGGCTCTGCCTCGCCTGCCGACCCCCGTTACGTTACACTTGCGCGCGAAATCGGACAGGATCTTGCCCGGCGCGGTATTGGCGTGGTTTATGGCGGCGGGCGTCTGGGCCTGATGGGCGCGGTTGCCTATGGCGCGCTGGACGCAGGCGGCGAAGTGATCGGCGTGATCCCCGAAGGACTGGTGAACAGCGAAGTCGCCAATCACGACTGTACCGAACTGCACGTCGTTTCAGGCATGCACGACCGCAAGAAGCGCTTCACCGATTTGTCGGACGGCTTCCTCACCATCCCCGGCGGCGTCGGCACCATGGACGAATTGTGGGAAGCGGTAAGCTGGGCGCAGCTTGGCTATCACGCCAAGCCTGTAGGCCTGCTCAACGCCTTCGGCTTTTACGATCATCTGCTGGCCTTCAACCGCCATATGATCGAGGTCGGCTTCATCCGCGAAGCCCATGCCGGGATCATCATTGCCGAACCTGATCTCGATATTCTGTTGGCGCGGATGGAAGCCTATGTCCCGCACAAGCCGATTTTTGCGATGAAAGCGGACGATCTTTGA
- a CDS encoding molybdopterin-binding protein: protein MTLITRRNALIAGAGLMASACDRVTQSPAVRKILTLGEKATLSGQRLVTDRNALAPEFTRADLSPRFRVNGNRLPAAPAYTAHMANGFADWRLEVGGLVARPLSLSLAQLRAGPQRTQITRHDCVEGWSAIGEWTGTPLGPLLRYAGISSKAQYIVFHCADDFSGFPYYESIDMVDALHPQTILAHTMNRQPLSVPHGAPVRLRVERQLGYKQAKYVMKIEAVATLTGLHGGKGGYWEDHSGYQWYAGI from the coding sequence ATGACGCTGATTACCCGTCGCAACGCTCTGATCGCTGGTGCTGGCCTGATGGCATCTGCCTGTGACCGCGTAACGCAATCTCCAGCAGTTCGCAAGATACTGACTTTAGGGGAAAAAGCCACACTCAGCGGACAGCGTCTCGTTACAGACCGTAACGCCCTTGCCCCTGAATTCACCCGCGCCGACCTGTCCCCACGCTTCCGCGTCAACGGCAATCGCCTGCCTGCCGCGCCCGCTTATACAGCGCATATGGCCAATGGGTTCGCGGACTGGAGATTGGAGGTGGGCGGCTTGGTCGCGCGTCCGCTTTCGCTGTCACTTGCCCAGCTTCGCGCCGGACCGCAGCGCACCCAAATCACCCGGCATGACTGTGTCGAGGGGTGGAGCGCCATCGGGGAATGGACCGGGACACCTCTTGGGCCACTTTTGCGCTATGCAGGGATTTCCTCTAAAGCACAGTATATTGTCTTTCATTGTGCAGATGATTTCTCAGGTTTTCCCTATTACGAAAGCATCGATATGGTGGATGCGCTCCACCCGCAGACAATCCTTGCCCACACCATGAACCGTCAGCCTCTGTCAGTGCCCCACGGCGCGCCAGTCCGTCTGCGGGTTGAGCGACAGCTTGGATACAAACAGGCAAAATACGTGATGAAGATCGAGGCCGTGGCAACGCTGACGGGGCTGCACGGCGGCAAGGGCGGCTATTGGGAGGACCATTCCGGTTACCAGTGGTATGCCGGAATCTAG